In a single window of the Manis javanica isolate MJ-LG chromosome 16, MJ_LKY, whole genome shotgun sequence genome:
- the LOC140846743 gene encoding uncharacterized protein has translation MTSLYLLTLLLTLETPTQGVLRWGILSAFPKPMPVRFNAAVFPRFFTTNTSMNLPYLVKDTLVAPLGENRSFVTNGSLCFTTQNLAGCISLKRRKYGWFSDIILEASSLPVMSAKFEGPNKEGSPSYKNMTIHQMVLWINGTFVHSPRNNSTERPRQPKYASHCVGDYEGELWPWTDCQSTVVTWATERQEFTISPDMEGRPANEAWWPVKVLEGEFRQQLSMNPFHKWMLCGVNGSCTDLSPFSALQGGGIGVKNITFWCENNHMRAHWNMIMTHNNENYTCSAKSGPESPNSLFPPSPVCVYPPFLFILSNSSFDSCSNETCFLSQCWDARNFTNALVVRIPRWVPVPVDAPNTMTLFRERRDFGVTAAIVLLISATAVAATAAGIALDTSIKSATELNNLAASVASALDQQSTLDGKLKGGIMILNQRIDLVEEQMEVLWQMAQLGCERKYRALCITSIQYKNFTRAANLSRDLSQYLSGNWSQDFDGTLEELRREIIHINSTRLDISVAEGLSSWFLRALSHVKEWAGMAGMGVFLLGGLMLLLWLLCRLRNQHKQDKVILAQALMAIDVGASPQVWLNMLKKEARL, from the coding sequence atgacttcgctgtacctcctgaccctgctcctgacactggagaccccgactcagggagtattgagatggggaatcctgtctgcctttcctaagcctatgcctgtccgtttcaatgcagccgtttttccgcgctttttcactaccaatactagtatgaacttgccctacttagttaaagacaccctagtagctcccctgggagaaaaccgatccttcgtaactaatgggtcattatgcttcaccactcagaatctagctggctgtatctccctgaaacggaggaaatacggatggttcagtgacataattctagaggccagtagcctccccgttatgtcagctaaatttgaagggcctaataaggaagggagcccgtcctataagaacatgactatccaccagatggttctctggatcaatggcacatttgtacactctcccaggaacaattccaccgaaaggcctcgtcaacccaaatatgcctcccattgtgtgggcgactatgagggagagctgtggccctggactgactgtcagtcaactgtagtaacgtgggcaactgagaggcaggagtttaccatctccccagatatggagggacggccagccaatgaggcttggtggccagtaaaggtgctcgaaggcgagtttcgtcagcagctgagcatgaaccccttccataaatggatgctgtgtggagtcaatggctcgtgtaccgacctctcccccttttccgccctccagggtgggggaatcggtgtaaaaaatatcaccttttggtgcgagaataaccacatgcgcgcacactggaacatgatcatgacccataacaacgagaactacacgtgttcagcaaaatcaggtccagagtcacctaattccctttttccaccttctccagtatgcgtataccccccatttctgtttatcttatccaatagtagctttgactcctgctccaatgaaacctgctttctgtctcagtgttgggatgcgcgtaactttaccaatgctttggtagtccgcatcccccgttgggtccctgttcccgtagacgcccctaacaccatgactctgtttcgagaaaggcgcgatttcggtgttacagccgccatagtgctcctgatctccgcgaccgcggtcgcagccaccgccgctggtatagctttagacacctccatcaaatcggctacagagctcaataaccttgcagcctcagtagcttctgccctggaccaacagtccacacttgatggcaaactgaaaggaggaataatgatcctcaatcaacgcatagatctcgtggaggaacaaatggaggtgctctggcaaatggcccaattgggatgtgagcggaaatatcgtgccctctgcatcactagcattcaatataaaaattttacacgggcagctaatctgtcacgagacctgtcccagtatctttcaggaaactggtcccaagacttcgatgggacactagaagagctgcggcgagaaattatccacatcaactccacccgtctagatatctccgtagcggaaggactctcttcctggttcctcagagctctctcccacgtcaaggagtgggcgggcatggctgggatgggcgtgttcctgcttggaggtctcatgctcttactctggttgttatgtagactccgcaaccaacataagcaggacaaggtgatccttgctcaagccctaatggcgatagacgttggcgcctctccccaagtgtggctcaacatgcttaagaaggaagctcggctttag